The Amblyomma americanum isolate KBUSLIRL-KWMA chromosome 6, ASM5285725v1, whole genome shotgun sequence genome has a window encoding:
- the LOC144094670 gene encoding uncharacterized protein LOC144094670, whose protein sequence is MDAEPRYSLLALHMLLPPAKNAELSEASTTRHRNMCTRKPRSRLSKCKLGSLVLSGAWMPNQDIPFLPCTCCCLPPKTLNFRELLIVITSVIATLALHYGVQCDMAPDENAALTTSPPQSCLDTEMW, encoded by the exons ATGGATGCCGAACCAAGATATTCCCTTCTTGCCTTGCACATGCTGCTGCCTCCCGCCAAAAACGCTGAACTGTCGGAAGCTTCTACTACACGGCATCGCAAC ATGTGCACACGGAAACCACGGAGCCGACTCAGCAAGTGCAAGCTGGGATCTCTGGTCTTGAGCGGTGCATGGATGCCGAACCAAGACATTCCCTTCTTGCCTTGCACATGCTGCTGCCTCCCGCCAAAAACGCTGAACTTCCGGGAACTTCTAAT TGTCATCACAAGTGTCATCGCTAccctagccctccactacggcgtccaatGTGACATGGCTCCAGATGAAAACGCCGCCCTCACCACTTCCCCCCCACAGAGCTGTCTTGACACAGAAATGTGGTG A